From the genome of Xiphophorus couchianus chromosome 6, X_couchianus-1.0, whole genome shotgun sequence, one region includes:
- the nr2f6a gene encoding nuclear receptor subfamily 2 group F member 6a isoform X1, whose protein sequence is MAMVSGGWGDPNGGTNGLGDKGYLRGEEEDGSPQAGGSDMEAGDEDKACVVDCVVCGDKSSGKHYGVFTCEGCKSFFKRSVRRNLSYTCRSNRECQIDQHHRNQCQYCRLKKCFRVGMRKEAVQRGRIPPQPSLSPSITPIGGTSGIGGSEFYNNNNGGGGGGQPVSELISQLLRAEPYPNSRYGHQYNQQAGPDNAMGIDNICELAARLLFSTVEWARNIPYFPELPVSDQVALLRLSWSELFILNAAQSALPLHMAPLLAAAGFHSSPMSAERVVSFMDQVRMFQDQVEKLMRLQVDSAEYSCLKAIALFSPDACGLTDSVHVESLQEKAQVALTEYERMQYPSQPQRFGRLLLRLPALRAVPASLISQLFFMRLVGKTPIETLIRDMQLSGSSISWPYVPGQ, encoded by the exons ATGGCCATGGTGAGTGGGGGCTGGGGAGATCCCAACGGGGGCACCAACGGGCTGGGGGACAAGGGCTACCTgcggggggaggaggaggacgggtCTCCGCAAGCGGGGGGCAGCGACATGGAGGCCGGGGATGAGGACAAGGCCTGCGTGGTGGACTGCGTGGTGTGCGGGGACAAGTCCAGTGGAAAACACTACGGCGTGTTTACCTGCGAGGGCTGCAAGAGCTTCTTCAAGAGGAGCGTCAGACGTAACCTCAGCTACACATGCAG GTCCAACAGGGAGTGTCAGATAGACCAGCACCACAGGAACCAGTGCCAGTactgccgtctgaagaaatgtttcCGTGTCGGCATGAGAAAAGAAG CAGTTCAACGCGGGCGAATCCCACCTCAGCCGAGCCTCAGTCCCTCCATCACACCCATAGGTGGCACCAGCGGCATCGGCGGGAGTGAGttctacaacaacaacaatgggGGCGGCGGAGGGGGCCAGCCGGTGTCGGAGCTCATATCCCAGCTGCTCCGGGCAGAGCCGTACCCCAACAGCCGATATGGACACCAGTATAACCAGCAGGCAGGACCAGACAACGCCATGGGCATCGATAACATCTGTGAGCTGGCCGCTCGGCTGCTCTTCAGCACCGTGGAGTGGGCCAGGAACATTCCCTACTTCCCCGAGCTGCCTGTGTCAGATCAG GTGGCGCTGCTGAGGCTGAGCTGGAGCGAGCTCTTCATCCTCAACGCGGCTCAGTCAGCCCTGCCGCTGCACATGGCGCCCCTGCTGGCGGCGGCCGGCTTCCACTCGTCGCCCATGTCAGCTGAGCGCGTGGTGTCCTTCATGGACCAGGTGAGGATGTTCCAGGACCAGGTGGAGAAGCTGATGAGGCTGCAGGTGGACTCGGCCGAGTACAGCTGCCTCAAGGCCATTGCTCTCTTCTCACCAG ATGCCTGCGGTCTGACCGACTCGGTCCATGTGGAGTCACTGCAGGAGAAGGCTCAGGTGGCGCTGACGGAGTACGAGCGCATGCAGTACCCGTCGCAGCCGCAGCGCTTCGGCCGGCTGCTGCTGCGCCTGCCGGCGCTGCGCGCCGTCCCCGCCAGCCTCATCTCCCAGCTCTTCTTCATGCGCCTGGTGGGGAAGACTCCCATCGAGACGCTGATCCGAGACATGCAGCTCTCCGGAAGCTCCATCAGCTGGCCGTACGTCCCTGGGCAGTAG
- the LOC114146730 gene encoding occludin yields MYEPRYYDSPPVYSPPYSTTSHSLYLPRSVHSPQSQYVSYAHQPPPDSYYMEGQPQHFYRWFSPPGFVKTFQGTTALMCFIIFACVASTLVWDMNGFGYGGYGVGDAVSVGGAGSGYYGGSYGYGGSYMTPQSAKAAMISMVAINFLVSLSFLVGSFSRSRMMRGCRFYLTIFISDIILAVFQGIIDIIFVIGVNPMSQSSQSMLYNPMLRMCQNIQGTPSLSGSVGAGFPGGFPLYNQYLYHYCFMDPEEAVGLVLGLLVVVALSISAYYAYKTRSKIWRHGKSNILWDEPMVRLSDGHDVLDWVNHVGEARSTQQAPTIVVSEHAAPDLRAENSGGHSEGHKEADACLISSSCTENSARHDTEPVYQNTRATVCSSSSYETDSVRKLPLHHTNKREPPLHHNNKRPQKQLTEPTPAAQLAAESQYETGYTSGDTGNELDWDQRDYLYRMYPAITTDEQRRQYKREFDSHLAHYKRLCSEMDHISDQVHKLSRELDTLDEGSVRYQGVADEYNWLKDLKKTEDYQAKKRKSKELRRKLFHIKHLVKIYDQGFC; encoded by the exons ATGTATGAGCCCCGGTACTATGACAGCCCCCCTGTGTACAGTCCTCCGTACAGCACCACCTCCCACAGTCTCTACCTCCCAAGAAGCGTCCATTCCCCTCAGAGCCAGTATGTCTCCTATGCCCACCAGCCTCCTCCTGATTCCTACTACATGGAGGGGCAGCCACAGCACTTCTACAGGTGGTTCTCTCCCCCGGGTTTTGTTAAAACCTTCCAAGGAACCACAGCCCTCATGTGCTTCATTATCTTTGCCTGCGTGGCTTCAACGCTGGTGTGGGATATGAATGGGTTTGGGTACGGGGGTTACGGTGTTGGGGACGCGGTCTCTGTGGGCGGAGCCGGCTCGGGCTATTATGGAGGCAGCTACGGCTACGGTGGCTCCTATATGACACCACAGTCAGCCAAGGCAGCGATGATTTCCATGGTGGCCATCAACTTCCTGGTTTCACTGAGTTTCCTGGTGGGAAGTTTTTCCAGGTCCCGGATGATGCGAGGGTGCAGGTTCTACCTCACCATTTTCATCTCTGACATCATCCTGGCTGTTTTTCAG GGCATCATTGATATCATCTTTGTGATTGGGGTGAACCCCATGTCTCAGAGCTCACAGAGCATGCTGTATAACCCCATGCTGAGGATGTGTCAGAACATCCAGGGGACCCCGAGTCTGAGCGGCAGCGTGGGGGCCGGTTTCCCTGGAGGCTTTCCCCTGTACAATCAATACCTTTACCACTATTGTTTCATGGACCCCGAGGAG GCAGTGGGGCTTGTTCTGGGCCTGTTGGTGGTTGTAGCTCTGTCTATTTCTGCTTACTACGCCTACAAGACCCGCAGCAAGATTTGGCGCCATGGAAAATCAAACATCTTGTGGGATGAGCCAATGGTCAGGCTGTCAGACGGGCATGATGTTCTGGACTGG GTGAACCACGTCGGGGAGGCGCGCAGCACCCAGCAGGCGCCCACCATTGTGGTGTCAGAGCACGCGGCGCCTGACCTGAGGGCGGAGAACAGCGGCGGCCACAGCGAAGGGCACAAGGAAGCTGATGCTTGTCTAATCTCCAG TTCCTGCACAGAGAACAGCGCCAGGCACGACACTGAGCCTGTCTACCAAAACACAAGAGCCACGGTTTGTTCCAGCAGCTCCTACGAGACCGACAGCGTGAGGAAGCTTCCTCTTCATCACACCAACAAGAGGgagcctcctcttcatcacaaCAACAAGCGGCCGCAGAAACAGCTCACAGAACCCACGCCTGCTGCTCAGCTGGCGGCCGAGTCCCAGTACGAAACTGGTTACACCTCAGGGGACACTGGTAATGAGCTGGACTGGGACCAGAGAGATTACCTGTACAG GATGTACCCAGCCATAACCACAGATGAGCAGCGTCGCCAGTACAAGAGAGAGTTTGACTCGCATCTGGCCCACTACAAGAGGCTCTGCTCTGAGATGGACCACATCAGTGACCAGGTGCACAAACTGAGCCGAGAGCTGGACACGCTGGACGAAGGCTCCGTGAGGTACCAG GGTGTAGCAGATGAATACAACTGGCTGAAAGACCTGAAAAAG acggAAGACTATCAGGCtaagaagagaaaaagcaaagaacTTCGAAGAAAACTTTTCCACATCAAACATCTGGTGAAAATCTACGATCAAGGCTTCTGTTAA
- the nr2f6a gene encoding nuclear receptor subfamily 2 group F member 6a isoform X2 codes for MAMVSGGWGDPNGGTNGLGDKGYLRGEEEDGSPQAGGSDMEAGDEDKACVVDCVVCGDKSSGKHYGVFTCEGCKSFFKRSVRRNLSYTCRSNRECQIDQHHRNQCQYCRLKKCFRVGMRKEVQRGRIPPQPSLSPSITPIGGTSGIGGSEFYNNNNGGGGGGQPVSELISQLLRAEPYPNSRYGHQYNQQAGPDNAMGIDNICELAARLLFSTVEWARNIPYFPELPVSDQVALLRLSWSELFILNAAQSALPLHMAPLLAAAGFHSSPMSAERVVSFMDQVRMFQDQVEKLMRLQVDSAEYSCLKAIALFSPDACGLTDSVHVESLQEKAQVALTEYERMQYPSQPQRFGRLLLRLPALRAVPASLISQLFFMRLVGKTPIETLIRDMQLSGSSISWPYVPGQ; via the exons ATGGCCATGGTGAGTGGGGGCTGGGGAGATCCCAACGGGGGCACCAACGGGCTGGGGGACAAGGGCTACCTgcggggggaggaggaggacgggtCTCCGCAAGCGGGGGGCAGCGACATGGAGGCCGGGGATGAGGACAAGGCCTGCGTGGTGGACTGCGTGGTGTGCGGGGACAAGTCCAGTGGAAAACACTACGGCGTGTTTACCTGCGAGGGCTGCAAGAGCTTCTTCAAGAGGAGCGTCAGACGTAACCTCAGCTACACATGCAG GTCCAACAGGGAGTGTCAGATAGACCAGCACCACAGGAACCAGTGCCAGTactgccgtctgaagaaatgtttcCGTGTCGGCATGAGAAAAGAAG TTCAACGCGGGCGAATCCCACCTCAGCCGAGCCTCAGTCCCTCCATCACACCCATAGGTGGCACCAGCGGCATCGGCGGGAGTGAGttctacaacaacaacaatgggGGCGGCGGAGGGGGCCAGCCGGTGTCGGAGCTCATATCCCAGCTGCTCCGGGCAGAGCCGTACCCCAACAGCCGATATGGACACCAGTATAACCAGCAGGCAGGACCAGACAACGCCATGGGCATCGATAACATCTGTGAGCTGGCCGCTCGGCTGCTCTTCAGCACCGTGGAGTGGGCCAGGAACATTCCCTACTTCCCCGAGCTGCCTGTGTCAGATCAG GTGGCGCTGCTGAGGCTGAGCTGGAGCGAGCTCTTCATCCTCAACGCGGCTCAGTCAGCCCTGCCGCTGCACATGGCGCCCCTGCTGGCGGCGGCCGGCTTCCACTCGTCGCCCATGTCAGCTGAGCGCGTGGTGTCCTTCATGGACCAGGTGAGGATGTTCCAGGACCAGGTGGAGAAGCTGATGAGGCTGCAGGTGGACTCGGCCGAGTACAGCTGCCTCAAGGCCATTGCTCTCTTCTCACCAG ATGCCTGCGGTCTGACCGACTCGGTCCATGTGGAGTCACTGCAGGAGAAGGCTCAGGTGGCGCTGACGGAGTACGAGCGCATGCAGTACCCGTCGCAGCCGCAGCGCTTCGGCCGGCTGCTGCTGCGCCTGCCGGCGCTGCGCGCCGTCCCCGCCAGCCTCATCTCCCAGCTCTTCTTCATGCGCCTGGTGGGGAAGACTCCCATCGAGACGCTGATCCGAGACATGCAGCTCTCCGGAAGCTCCATCAGCTGGCCGTACGTCCCTGGGCAGTAG